Within Anolis sagrei isolate rAnoSag1 chromosome 3, rAnoSag1.mat, whole genome shotgun sequence, the genomic segment tctggaccaaatttggcacaactacgcaatatgcccaaatgggaacactggtgaagttaggggaaaatagaccttgacatttgggagttgtagtggctgggatttatagttcacctacagtcaaagagcattctgaaccccaccaatgatagaattgggccaaacttcccagacagaacccctatgaccaaatactgtgttttctgatggtctagaTGACCCCTTCACAACCCCTTCagaagtcccgacccccagattgagaaacacttgtCTAGAgctttgtgttgttgaaagccttcatggccagaatcactgggttgctgtgagtttttcgggctatatggccatgttcaggaagcattctctcctgacatttcacccacatctatggtaggcatcctcagaggttgcaagatCTGTTGGCAAGTAGgcaaagtggggtttatatatctgtggaatgtccagggtgggagaaataacttgagcctttcctgccaaagagtcctcaccaaactacaaatcctaggattgcaTGGCATTGCAAACAAACTTACCCCACTCCCATcccattaattaaaaatatagtTCTGGTCAGTCTTTTAACAGTTGCGTTTTTCTTCCATTCTATATTATAATAATGGTACATATTTAATTGTTAATTCAACCTTTCATTTGATAATTTGGTGGTTCAAATTTGCCATtgttttggagagtgaccatgtatcccatttctgtttgttccatcCACAGTGTTGCCTTTATGATGTACTTTCCCCCTTCCTCAACTGAAAGACGAATGccactgttcatcctttttggACTCCTCTCAATTACACATTTTTTCTTCCTACCTCAtgcagggttttatcattttacctcgccCATTTgtcctgcccattgtgttcgattttatatgatgtttatttgctttatttattttattgttattgtatgtattttattctgatattATTCTGTTGTctgaattatgtattttattcattggtattgtattttcaggcttggcctcatgttaggcgccccgagtccctttcagagagatggtggtggggtataaataaaggtggtggttgttgttgttttgatgtaTCAAACTACCAAATTGTTTCCATGTCATGTCTATTTCTCTTTTCATTACTCTTATATATATAAACTTTATGATAGGTTTATAGCCTATATCTTTTTAGCCCATTCTAGATGGATACGTTAtcttattttttccaatttttggcaaTCAGTAACTCCATTGCATGTAACCTAAGTGATATGAGGTCTTTATCTGACAAATCTTTATGTCCccttctgatcccaggttttctgtttatcccagattatctggcagtgtggactcatataatccagtttaaagcagaaaacctggggtcagatcctgggggcccttccacatagctgaatagtcccacattttttgctttgaactgggaaataTGTGAGCGTGGACTtaaataacccacttcaaagcagataatgtgcgcTATTCAAGCCTTGAcattttgggttatatgactgtgtggaaggactagATTATATGGGTACCCGCttctagataacctgggataaacagataatctgagatcagatcctgggatataaggacagtgtggaaggggcctcaagcaTATAGTCACTGGGCAATAAAACTCGCATTAAAAACTTGCGTTGAATTTGGTGaaatgggctggatctacactgccatataaaatccagattatctactttgaactgtattatatggcagtgtagactcagataatccagttcaaagcagataatctggattatatggcagtgtagaaggagtctcaGATCAGCTGTATGAAAACATTcaactctaaggctggatctacactgccctatatcccataatctgatctcagattatattcttatcccagattatttggcagtgtagattcaggccctgtctacactgccatataaaatccatattatctgcttcaaattggattatatggcagtgtagactcagataatcaactctgaatcagataatgtggattatctgttttgataatctagattatatggatgtgtagaaggggccttcttTCTGGGTGCACTTACAATGTAGAATTACTGCATcttaatgccactttaactgtaatggtTCAATATTTTGGGGCCCATGATAGCATAACATTGAGCATGCTACGGTATTATGGTgttaaactatattaattctacagtgtagatgcactctgtatTCTCagaaagacagtttacaatataGGGAAGTATCACCTCTTCATTTGTGCTGCCAAATAGAGGAACATCTTTGATATTTTACATGATCACAACTGAGTAAGTTAAACATCTGTTCCTTGGGAgggaaaacatttcttttctgGCATGTATCAAAAAGTCCTTGTCAAAAGTCCAAAGGGTTGACAGAGGTCGAGGAAACATGCCATGCAATGGTGGACTCTGCCCTCTACCTGCAAGTTGGACGTAGTAAATCATTTATGAAGCAAAGAGAACCTAAAGTATAAAAAGAGAGCAATTTTTGCTGTTGTACCATGCACCGTTTCCCCACCGAATCAGCATCATGGCTATGACAATATTCCACTTTGTTATGTGTGCCATATTGTTGAAAGGTAAGCTTTTGGGGGCCTATTTTCTAccggatataaatatttatatttgttattaAGTCGATACACATAACTTCTTGGTTGAGTACTTTATAGGCAAGTGGCTGCCCAAGTCTACAATGGAACATACAGTGCAATGCACTTAAGGTCTTGCTGGATGCGGTTACTTTGTGGTCTATTGAAGATTACTTTTTATGACTGCCATTCTCAGAATGCCCCAACCAGGTAGGCGATACTGGGAATGGtcgtttttaaaaagtaacttttctaaattgTAGTAGGATCATCACTCAAAAGAAaatgctctatctatctatcttgataTAAAGTAGAGTTCGATGTAATatgaatggttttttttttagaaactgcaagttgcttctggtgtgagagaattggccgtctgcaaggacgttgcccaggggatgcccggatgtttttgatgctatgccatccttgtgggaggcttctctcatttccccacatggggagttggagctgacagagggagctcacccgcgctttccctggattcgaacctccaacctgtcagtcatcagtcttGCTGGCATAAAGGTTTAACTGATTgcatcactgtttttttttttttaagacccCTTTACCTACTGAAGCATTTCTGTAGAAGGGAAAAAGCTTTCTCAAgtttttcttagggcccttccagacaagccctataacccaggatctgatcccaggttttctgtttatcccagattatcaggcagtgcggactcagaaaaccttggatcagatcctgggatataggacctgtttggaagggccctaaatcttgTGGCCAACAATACTACCTTGCATGCACTTATTAATAGTGCTTTCCTTTCTTATACTTGGATAGAAAGCAATTCTATAATGGCAGAGGGCTAAGGATTTGTTGATCTTTAGCCTTAACCTATAGTGTGATCAATTCATTGTTTCACTTCAATCAGCTTTAGTTGTTTGTTCTAGTAGTgatttctgagggcccttccacacagctgtataacccagaatatcaaggcagataaacccacaatatctgctttgaactgattatctgagtccacattgccatataatccagttcaatgtggattttatacaactgcgtAAAAGGgtccctgatttatttatttatttattttgaggttttatataccgaccctctcaccttcaaagagggattcggaccggttcacaacatgtgttaacatacaaaaaatatacaataacaacacaatgccacttcattacacgattaaaatatcagcatcatacacattaaaatattaacatcctagttaaaagagccaaatcgtccaacaccatcacaatcacattcatcatcctcctttcatgtgggcaaagaattaaatcagttgtcaaatgccacgttccacaaccaggtctttgttagtttcctgaacgtcatgagggagggggcagttctaatctctaatggcagggagttccaaagtcgaggggccaccatcgagaaggccctgtccctcgtccccaccagccgtgcttgtgcaggcggagggaccgagagcagggcccctccagacgatcttagtggtcttgatggttcgtaggggagaatacgttcggagaggtaaacagggccggagtcgtttagggctttataggttaacaccagcactttgaattgtgctcggaagctaatcggcagccagtggagttcgagtaacagcggagtggtgtgctccctgtatcccgcacccgttagtaatctggctgccgcgcgttgtacttgctgcagcttccgggcagtcttcagaggcaaccccacgtagagagcgttgcagtaatctaagcgggatgtaaccaaagcgtgtactaccgtggccaagtcagccctcccaaggtacggacgcagctggcgcacaagttttaattgtgcgaatgctcccctgaccaccgctgaaacctggggttccaggctcagcgatgaatccaggagaactcccagactgcgtacctgtgcttttagggggagtgtgaccccgtccaacacaggctgtaaccccgtaccctgttcggtcttacgactgaccaggagtacctctgtcttgtctggatttagtttcaatctgttgtccctcatccagtccgtgacagcggccaagcaccggttcatgacctgaacagcctccttagtggcaggtggaaatgagtgatagagttggacatcatctgcgtacagatgacatcgcaccccaaaactccggatgatctctcccaacggcttcatgtatatgttaaacaacataggggacagtattgagccctgcgggactccacagtacaatggccgaggagtcgagcaggagtcccctagtgacaccttctgggagcgaccctcgagaaaggaccggagccactgcaaggcagtacccccgagacccattcccgcgaggcgtcccagaaggataccgtggtcgacggtatcgaaggccgaagagaggtccagcagaactaacagggacacactccccctgtccagttcccggcgcagatcatcaactaaggcgaccaaggctgtctcagtaccatgtcccggcctaaagccagactgtgacggatctagatagtccgtgtccaccaggaattcctggagttgcgaggccaccacacgttccaggactttgcccaagtaggggagattggagactggccgaaagttgacgaattgagtggggtctagtgatggttttttcaacagcggtttgatgacagcttgttttaagctggctggaatcttgccttcccgaagggaggcattaaccaccacctttacccactctgccaaaccccctctggcttcttttaccagccaggaagggcaggggtctaggatgcatgtggtgggcctcgcctctcccagaaccctgatgacctcgtcgaattgaacagatcgaaacgaatccaacaaaactggacaagcagatgcttgagttacatcctcagagactgcagttaatgtggtgtcaaagcccgcgcggatcaaagcgactttgtccgcaaagtactgagcaaatgcttcacagcgcgctgtcgagtcgtcaggggacccactcaaggtgggattcaacaaccctctgactactcggaacagctctgccggacggttccttgcggacgcaatattggccgagtagaaagcattttgcgcggcctctattgccgcgccatacgcccttagatagaggcgtaggcgtgttcggtttgactcgctgggctgtttcctccacacgctctctagccacctctttgttcgctttagctccaccagctcctcgttgaaccaaggggccggtttcgctcggcgacttaagagggggcgctccggagcaatcgtgtctattgccctagtcaactccctattccagtgagtgaccagggcatcgacagaatcaccatccaaggcagcggaaacatccccaagagccatcaggagtccttctggatccataagcctcctggggcggaccatcttaatgggtccaccacccctgcggaggttagaagttgcagcaagtctaaacttgatcaggtggtggtcagtccatggcaaaggggagatTGAGGTCCCTTCTAGttccatataatcctgattatcaaagcagataattcgcattatctgcttagaactggattatatgagtctacacttccatatgattcaaagcagataatctggattttatattgcagtatagaaggggcctcacttACATCTTTCACATAGAATgcattcacactgcagaattaactcATTTCAATacgacttgaactgccatgactcaatgctatggaatcctgggagttacagttctaCAAGGCATTTGGCCTTCTGTGCCAAAACATTCtggtgtcttaccaaactacaaatcccaggattccatcatatTGAGacatgggccccttctacaccgccatataatccagattatagaAGGGGCCATGGAggctaagggctcttccacacaaccatataactcagaatatcaaggcagatgatcaacaatatctgctttgaacagggttatccgagtccacactgccatataatactgtTCAATGTGAAtgttatgcagctgtgtggaatgaGCCTAAATGCCCAAATTTGGGATTTAGCCTGAGGTGGTCGAGCGATGGTCTTATATCGTGGGAGCAAGATAAACTCAATAGcaacatatacatatactgtGTATAAAATAGATTCTAGGTGGGATGTTTtacttcttattatttatttatttactttatttataccccaatttCTCATTGTTCATTTCACAATCATTAGGACAGAATGTGCAAATGTTGTAGTGTTGTGCACGCAAATAATTTCCAATGATCCTAAGACAAACATTTACCGGTAATATGATTTTTTTGGCCAGATTCTTCTGAGGGTGAAGGTACAtgtacactgcagaatcaatgttCTCTGATACCATCTGAACTGCCTTGTCTCAATGTTAAGGAATCCTGCAAATTGTAGTTCTATTAAGCAacaggcactctttggcagagaaggctaaagatcttgtaaaactccaagtcccaggattcctttgagccatggcagttaaagtggcaacaaactgcattccttctacagtgtaggtgtacTCTGAGACTTGCCCAAGATTATCCAGTGGCAGAGTTGAGGATGTGAACCCTGGTGTCATAAATCTCTAGTCCATATCACAGAAATTGCAAGTTTCAGTAATATCTGAACACATCTGACCTCTCTggtcaaaacttgtttcggatgtagggggtgccgatggttcgattctaaaatcaattccgattttcacagaaaaaaagttcaaaacttttcgaaacttccgagacttcccaATCCTTTCGTTAatagtttgaaaatgttatttcctgttccatggtgtggtctttactttgaaagtagttgttttactccaggagcggggaaaagcaagcggaggaaattccttccttctcagatttaaaactggcttctcaggcttgagacagaagcagagcaaattcatgctCCTCTGATTTATAACTGGCTTTAAAACggtcttctctggctttaaaactgtcttctctggcttgagctgaggccagggaccagaagcgggggggAAAccgaatcatttctgactcacttcatgactcgtaacaaaaatggcaaaaaagcttcaaaagggcaaagggacttctggttttcttaaaaacttcgaaatcgcttcaaaaaggattTTTCCCCAACTTCATTCTGAAGGATGAATattccgactggacctaaccatgcctactctCTATGAGAACCATCCGATAAATTAATAAGCTCATCTTCTTTTGTCTATAAAGCTCTGTTTACACTGGAATGATTTGCCCTTCATGCGGTACATGGTTTTTACAAAGCATTGCTTTCTGTTCGTTTTAATGTCCTGATTGAAACACTTGTGGCTTGCCAAATACCAATTTTAAACATGTCCATGGATAAAAGCTAACATGTTACTACCACATCAGTGGACGTGGAGCTTGTATTCCAATTGTGGTTTATCAAATGTGCATATTCTACAAATCTATCATTCTCACCATTTGCCTTGCAGGAGTCCTGGGGCTTCCTTTTGCCTCTGAAGAAGAAGCCAATCAGTTTTTAGGACTCAAGAGGCAAACACCTTCTTTCGACTATTTGCAACTAACTAGTGGCCAGAATAACTTGGCTGACAAGGTATTGATCCTTTAAAGATTCCACAGTAGAATTTTGAGACAATTAGTGTGGATCAAGATTGAAGATTCACCTTTCTTTGCCAGGGATTCATTGGGTTGAAAAAACATTCCAGccattcaataaatatttttttaaaagtgactAATGAATATGAGGTCCACCTTTGACTGACATGTGTTTCagtgcatctacatcagtggttcccaacctttttttgaccagggaccacttgaccaggtggacttctctccaacattagtaccagaagggctacaaatcagtttttggtcaaccttatattcagtttggttatttggggtgctgatttagaaaattgcactggatagaccacatcagctttagtttcagatacagaacatatggaatccagtagtcgtcatctgctcaTCTACAgaaataatctagagctgatgtggtagtactaATCTTTCATGGGTGGTCAGCCTCACCCCTCTCTACATCCCGTTGCTTCAGCACtaaaagagggtttcacaagaccagttgttCTCATTGCCAGATGGTTTTGAGGCATCATTGTAGTAACGGTGAGTCCACAGACCTTATTTTTGTTCCtgcagaccactggtagtccacggaccacaccttgggaaccactggtttacattgtacaattaatgcaatttgacaccactctaactgccatgattcaatgccattgattctTGGATGTGTAGTTTGCTGAgacaacagcactctttggcaaagaaagtgaAAACTCTCGAAAACCTACAATGCacatgatttcatagtattgaaccatggcatttaATTTATGGGCTATCTGCTTTAATTCCACAGTGctgctatcatggggttttcttgggagGTTTTATTGATAGGTGGTTTGGCTTTGCCTTTCTTTAAGGTTGATCGTATCTTACTTGCCCAAGACCATCTAATGGCTTCCTATGATAAGAAGATCAAACTTGGGTTTCCTGCAGTCCtagagtagaattaatgcagtttgacacaatttactgccatggttcaaaGCTATACTATCACTggagttgtagatttacaagcccttcagccttctctgccaaagagtgttggttccTTATGAAACTCAAAATCCCATGATTtaatggtaattaaagtggtataaaactgcattaattatattaTGGAGATACCCTCCTAGTCCTACCCTGGTCCCACCCTAACTTCTACGCTACAATGgctcattgtttttaactgctacTATAAAAACCATACTTTTAAACTGCTTTCGCGGTGGGGATTATTTATAAATGTTGTGTTGAAAAGGTTTCTTGGCTAAACCAATGCATATTGTGTTCTCAACAGGTTAGCGAAGCTTGGGAAGCACTGAAGAAGTCAGCACAGTATTACTTGGGTTCTGAATGGTTTCAATTTGATACCGACACAGCCAAGTAAGTCATATGGAAAGACTGAGGGGCCTATCATACtccacagttatagcactatcatTCCACTTTCACTCATGGAGAACCATCCAGTTCTTCTTTTTTTggtcatttttattctttttttaaaaaatatatatatacataaccataattatcatacttttttcctttttcattcccttctccctccccacacCCACCCTCCCCCTTCCCTGTTGACAACTTAATCCTTCTGTTACCCCTTATGTGAGCCTTCTTTCCATTCTATCCATTTTTTCTTCCAGCATTCATCATCTGGTTTAACAGCCTGTAACCATCTGTTAAATGGAATccaaatttctttaattttcttctgtttgtctgaccatgggtttttattttgcttcttATAATGTCCATAATTTCCAGTTGTATTTGGTCCCACACTTATTCATACCATTTTTCAAGTGTCCGTTTCGTTTTCTCTTTCCACCCTAAGCGATTACTGCATGTGCTGCTCTAAAAGACCACCCAGTTCaaacccttgccatgcaggaatacacaaccaaagcactcccgatacaTGACCAATCAGCATCTGTTTCCAGACCTTCAACATTGGTGCTAACATTGCTTTCTTTCCAATACCAAGCTAAATTATGGTGTTTTATTAAAGTCTTTAAGGACTAATTTATTTTGAAGTATATATGCATATGGTTTTAAACTGTGGTAGTTTTGAGGTGGCTTTAACTGTTCCTTTTAATATGGGTTGTTGTGTATGGTGTATTCTTAACTTTTTCAAAttatttatgggtttttttttgttattactGGAGGAATTAAGGAATTAGTGACCAGCAGCTCAGATTGTCTCACAGCCTTGGAATTGTGCTCTTCCTCTGTTTGCTGCTGAGACTAGCCTAGTTATATTCCTGATCTGTTTTAAAGAGTCTTTTCAGGTCCTAAAAGGACATGTCTTGATCACAACAGGCATGACAAGAAAAGTAGTGACAGAAAAGTCTAATTTGGAACCAACTCCTGAAAGTATCTGTTGGCCAGTTGGTCCAAGCACATTAGTTAGATATAGAACAATTTCCTAAACTATCTTTGTAAACACTCTTGGTCAAACATGAATGACagtcaggacctcatcacatttgatttttttcagtgtcctaggatgcttccaggacacTGGGAAGACGGAGCCTGCTGGATCCCATCTgatgatgcacagctacttctggcGGGACTCCGTTCTCCCAGCATACTGGCAAAGTCCTACGacagagccctgagaacatgggaggcGTCCGATGGTTTCATAGGAAAAGCTGGGAAATTGTGCAGAGAGTAGCCGGGCGGCAATGTTTCCCCCCATTGGATGAGGAAGGGGGCAATGAAGGCAATGCGTGGCACGGAGAGATAGTTTCCCCTGATTTCCCCTGGCCTAAggacctccatctgatgaggtcctaggatCAATTGGACTTATTATTTTTAGGGAAATGGATATAGGATTGCATCTTTCAAacagtgtacaggcagtccccaagttacgaagaagctagattctgtaggtttgcccTTAAGGTGAATttggtttattttttattattttatcatggttcagtacatttgttatacattgtttgttttacagcagaaacatattattcaatacaacctaccatactttaactttttgcatctagtgttattttctgcttatacatattgtctatccctcaccgctgtgctccccttCCCCtgtcccaagccacagcttttacatatcatctgtccaaaatttcaatttcaattcttcttgtggaggcaactttccttctttatttttttaatcctctTTCAATAAATTCTCTCCATAcctcatcaaaatcactttgtttccatatacctcttttaacttttaatatacatgtcagcttatcatttattgccaatttccatacttccttataccactcctctatttgtatatttatttctcttttcctgtatatttttaaagtgcaactctagctatgctttggatagcataggaaagggttaacactcctgtgatgtttgttttgctgtctgtgcccctgtttagaagatttcacctgattttccgtccctgtgagaattgcattttgaaaaattgggtttgttgtggaaacaaagattggtgaacAAGCTTCacaggagacaccttttccccatgataactctcccaggagtgactttcccttcctagggttttctctcacttcctgttgtctcaaccctgttcttaactatgagtcattttaagtcggatgtttgtaacttggggcggCC encodes:
- the C3H3orf85 gene encoding uncharacterized protein C3orf85 homolog, with protein sequence MAMTIFHFVMCAILLKGVLGLPFASEEEANQFLGLKRQTPSFDYLQLTSGQNNLADKVSEAWEALKKSAQYYLGSEWFQFDTDTAKKHITSYMDMLPQSEAGLKRQRRDASQTLEIIIIKI